The DNA sequence TCGCGAGATCCTGCTGATGCAGGTCGCTACTCGAACTTTCGCTGCGTGAATCCGATCTCGCGGGCGGCCGCGCGTCAGCGCACCACCCGATTCCGCATGGCGTTGAACACGCCGCGGACCGCATTCTCGGTCGCCGCCAGCGGTGACATGGCCGTCTCGCCGACTTCGACCAGGTAGTCGATCCGGCTGACGATGGCCTCCACCGGTTCGATCAGTGTGACCAGGCGGCGGGCCAAGTCGTCGAGACTGCCCATGGTTTCGTCAAGATGGTCCAGGCCGGCGCCCAGCCGCTCGACGGTGGCGTTGAGGCCCGCGAGTGAACTGTTCAGCTCATTCATCGTGTTACCCAGACCGCCGAGGACATCCTCAAGCTGCCCGACGGTCACGTCGGCGTTCAGTGCCGCCTGAGCCAAGGTCTTGAGCCGCTTACGTTCCGTGCCGGTGCCCGAGTTTCTGTCTGCCATAGCGCTCATTATGACGTGGCGGGCAACCTCGAGGCAGCCGCCTCGTCGAGCAGCCACACCGTCTGCTCGCGCCCTGTCGCTCCGGCGGCGGGCACCGCGACGGGGTCGGCGCCACCGACCGCGGCAGCTACTGCCTCGGCCTTGGACTCACCGGCCACCACCAGCCACACCTCGCGGGAGCGACGGATCGCGGGCAGTGTCAACGTGATTCGGCGTGGGGGCGGCTTGGGTGAATCAGGTACCCCAACCACCAGCCGGGTGCTCTCCTTGACGGCCGCGGTGTCGGGAAACAACGAGTTGACGTGGCCCTCGGGGCCCATGCCGAGCAGGTGCACGTCGAAATCCGGTGCGGGCTGGCCCGGCTCGGCGTTGGCTGCCAGTACCTCCTGATAGGCCAGCGCGGCGGCGTCGAGGTCGTCGCCGTATTCGCCATCGCTAGCCGGCATGGCGTGCACGTTGGCAGCCGGGATCTCGATGCGGCCCAACAGTGCCTCACGGGCCTGCTTGTCGTTGCGGTCGGGGTCGGCCGCCGGAACGAAGCGGTCGTCACCGAAGAACAGCTGCACCCTTGCCCAGTCGATCCGCGCGGCGTGCTCTCCGAGGCGATGCAGCAGTGCGATTCCGTTGCCGCCGCCGGTCAGCACGACCAATGCCCGCCCCCGGGCGGCGATGGCCGATTCGACGGCATCGGCCAGCCGGTCACCGGCAGCGGCGACCAGTGCGGCGGCGTCGGGGTAGGTCGCAACGATCACAGATACTCCACTTCTTCCAGGCCCGTCAGCGCGGCACCGTAAATGACGTCGGCATCGAGCCGGCGCAGATCTTCGGCCAGACACTCCGCGGTCACCCGGCGGGGCAGCGGCACCAGCGCCGCGGGCCTGCCGGTGCGGCTCAAAGTGGCGGTGACCCCATCCTGGGGCCGGCTGAGCGCCACGGTCTCGCTGTCGCGGGTCAATTCGATCTTCAGTTCGCCGACCGCGCGCCGCACCGGACCGTCGATGCGACTGGCCAGCCAGCCGGCCAGGATGTCCAAGGCCGGTTCGGTCGCCAGCCCGGAGACCACCGCCGAGCGGATCGGCTCGAACGGTGGCTGATCCAGCGCGGAGGCGAGCAACGCCCGCCAGTAGGTGATGCGACTCCACGCTAGGTCGGTGTCGCCGGCGGTGTAGCCGTCACGGCGGCTGTTGATCGCTGCCCGGGGATCAGGGGCATTGGTGGCATCGGTGATCCGCCGCAACGCCAGGGCCCCCAGCGGGTCGGTGGCCGGTGCCGCCGGGGCGACATCGGGCCACCATGCAACCACCGGGATATCGGGCAGCAGGAAGGGCGTGACGACCGCGTCGGCATGGCTGGCCAGCGGACCGTACAGCCGCAGCACCACCACCTCACTGGCGCCGGCATCGCCGAACATCCGCACCTCGGCGTCCAGACGGGACTCGTCGGCATCGGAATCTCCGCTGACCACCACGATCACCCGGCTCGGGTGTTCTTGGCTGGCGATGTGGGCCGCCGCGATGGACTCATCGAGCAGGGCGTCGGTCTCCAAGGCGACGATCAGCGTCAGCACCCGGCCCGTGGTCGCCGCACCGACCTGCTCGCGGATCGCGTTGAGCTTCTTGTTGATCGCGGTGGTGGTGGTGTTCGGCAACTCGATGATCATGGGCGCCGCCATTCCCGGCCCGAACGCTCCAGCATCTCGAACGCCGACTGCGGTCCCCAACTCCCCGCCACATACGGCTCGGGCTTGCCGTGCTCGGCCCAGTTCTCCAATACCGGATCGAGTATCTCCCAAGACAATTCGACCTCGGCGTTGACCGGAAACAGGGAGGGCTCGCCCAACAGCACGTCCAGGATCAGACGCTCATAGGCCTCCGGTGAATCCTCGGAGAACGCCGATCCGTAGGAGAAGTCCATGTTGACGTCGCGGACCTCCATCAAGTGGCCCGGCACCTTCGACCCGAACCGCAGTGTGATCCCCTCATCGGGCTGCACCCGGATCACCAACGCGTTCTTGCCCAGTTCGTCGGTCATGGTGTCGTCGAACGGCAGGTGCGGTGCGCGCTTGAACACCAGCGCAATCTCGGTGACCCGCCGGCCCAGGCGCTTTCCCGTGCGCAGGTAGAACGGCACGCCAGCCCAGCGCCGGGTGTCGACCTCCAGGGTGATCGCCGCAAAGGTCTCGGTCCGCGAATCGTGGGCGAACCCCTCTTCGTCGAGCAGGCCCACGACGTGCTCGCCGCCCTGCCAGCCGGCGGCGTACTGGCCGCGGGAGGTGGTCTCATCCAGTGGCTGCGCCAGCCGGGTAGCCGAGAGCACTTTGATCTTCTCGGCCTGCAGTTCGGCGGGGGAGAAGTTCACCGGCTCTTCCATCGCCGTGAGGGCGAGCAGCTGCAGCAGGTGGTTCTGGATAACGTCTCGGGCAGCGCCGATACCGTCGTAGTAGCCGGCTCGCCCGCCCAAGCCGATGTCCTCGGCCATGGTGATCTGCACGTGGTCGACGTAGTGGGCGTTCCAGATCGGGTCGAACAGCTGGTTGGCGAAGCGCAGCGCCAGGATGTTCTGGACGGTCTCCTTGCCCAGGTAGTGGTCGATCCGGAACACCGACTCCTCGGGGAACACGCTGTTGACCACGCTGTTGAGCTCGACCGCGCTGTTCAGGTCGTGACCGAACGGCTTCTCGATCACCACCCGGCTCCACCGGCCGTCGCGGGGCCGAGCCAGTCCGGTCGAGTGCAGCTTTTCGCACACCAGTGGGAACGCGCCGGGCGGGATCGACAGGTAGAAGGCGTGATTGCCGCCGGTGCCGCGCTCGGCGTCAAGTTCCTCGAGGGTCTGTGCCAGCCGGGCAAAGGCCTCATCGTCATCGAATGTGCCGGTGACGAACCGGAATCCGGACGCCAGCCGGTCCCATACCACCTGCCGGAACGGGGTCCGGGCGTGCTCCTTGACGGCCTGGTAGACCACGTCGGCGAAATCTTCGTCGGCCCAGTCCCGGCGGGCGAACCCGACCAGCGCAAAGGTCGCCGGCAGCAACCCGCGGTTGGCCAGGTCGTAGATCGCCGGCATCAACTTGCGCCGGGCCAGGTCGCCGGTGACCCCGAAGATCACCACGCCGCACGGGCCGGCGATGCGGGGCAGGCGTTTGTCTCGCTTGTCTCGCAGCGGGTTCTGCCACCCCGAAGGGGTGTTTCGCGCTGCCCCGGCGCCGGCCATCAGATCACTTGGCCTCTTCGAGCTGGGTTGCGGTGGCGTCCAACAGTTCGCCCCAGGACGCTTCGAACTTCTCGACGCCCTCGTTCTCCAGTACCACGAACACATCGGTCAGGTCGATGCCCACCGCGGCGAGTTGGTCGAAGACCTGCTGGCTTGCCGTCGCGGTTCCGGCGATGGTGTCACCGGTGATGTCCCCGTGGTCAGCGACTGCGTCCAGCGTCGGTTCGGGCATGGTGTTGACGGTGTGGGCCGCGACCAGCTCGGTGACGTAGAGGGTGTCCGGGTAGTCCGGGTTCTTGACCCCGGTCGATGCCCACAACGGGCGCTGCACCCGAGCACCGTCGGCCGCAAGCGCGGCGAAGCGCTCGCCGGTAAAGACCTCTTCGTAGGCCGCGTACGCCAATCGGGCGTTGGCCAGACCGGCCTTGCCGCGCAGCGCCAGGGCCTCGGCCGAGCCGATCTTCTCCAGCCGGGCGTCGATCTCGGTGTCCACCCGGGAGACGAAGAACGACGCCACCGAGTGAATCTTGGCCAGGTCGTGTCCGGCGGCCTTGGCGGCCTCCAGACCGGCCAGGTAGGCGTCCATAACCTCGCGGTGTCGCTCGACGGAGAAGATCAGCGTGACGTTGACCGAAATCCCTTCTGCCAGTACGGCAGTGATGGCTGGCAGGCCCGCCTTGGTGGCCGGAATCTTGATGAACAGGTTCGGCCGGTCGACGATCTTCCACAGCTCGACGGCCTGGGCCACGGTCTTGTCGGTCTCGTGGGCCAGACGCGGATCGACCTCGATCGACACTCGCCCGTCTACGCCGTCGGTCGCCTCCCACGCCGCAGACAGCACGTCGCACGCGTTGCGTACGTCGTCGGTGGTAACGGTGCGGATCACCGCGTCCACATCGGCGCCGCGAGCGGCCAGCTCGGCCAGCTGCTTGTCGTAGGCGTGACCCTTCTCCAACGCCTTCTGGAAGATGGTCGGGTTGGTGGTCACCCCGACCACGCTGCGGGTGGCGACGAGGTCGGCCAGGTTGCCCGACGTGAGCCGGTCACGGGACAGGTCATCGAGCCACACCGACACGCCCGCGGCGCTGAGAGCGGCAAGCTTGGGATTCTGAGTCATGTTGCGCTCCTTCTCAATCGGCCTCGATTGACGTCAGTTTTCCAGTGTTCTTTCGGCGGCGGCGACGACAGCCTCCGCGGTCAGACCGAACTCACGGAACAGAGTTTGGTAGTCGGCGGATTCGCCGTAGCGCTCGATCGACACGATCTCGCCGGTGTCGCCGACGATCTTGTGCCAGCACTGGGCGATACCGGCTTCGACCGCCACCCGAGCCGACACCGACGGCGGCAACACCGCGTCGCGGTAGTCGGCCGGCTGCGATTCGAACCACTCCAGACACGTCATCGACACCACGCGGGCATTGATGTCCTTGGCTGCCAAGAGTTTCTGCGCTTCGACCGCGAGCTGCACCTCCGAACCGGTGGCGATCAACACCACGTCGGGGTCCTCGGTGCCGGCGGCTTCGAGGCCGCCCAGCACGTAGCCTCCGCGTGCCACGCCCTCGGCGTCGGTGCCCTCGATGATCGGCACATTCTGCCGGGTCAGGATCAGCCCGACGGGACCGCTGCTCGCGCCGCGGGCCAAGACGGTGCGCCAGGCGTAGGCCGTCTCATTGGCATCCGCCGGTCGCACCACCGACAGACGGGGGATGGCACGCAACGCCGCCAGGTGCTCGATCGGCTGGTGCGTCGGACCGTCTTCGCCGAGCCCGATCGAGTCGTGCGTCCACACGTAGATCGGGTCGATGTCCATCAGCGCCGCCAACCGCACCGCGGGCCGCATGTAGTCGGAGAACTGCAGGAACGTCCCGCCGTAGGCGCGGGTGGGCCCGTGCAGCACGATGCCGGACAGGATCGAGCCCATCGCGTGCTCGCGAATCCCGAAGTGCAGGGTGCGGCCGTAGGGGTCGGCGGTGTACTCGCCGGTGGAGATCGACGCCGGCCCGAACGACTTGACGCCGTCCATGGTGGTGTTGTTGCTGCCCGCCAGATCGGCTGAGCCGCCCCATAATTCAGGAAGCTTGGCGCCAACTGCGTTGAGCACCTTGCCGGACGCGGCGCGGGTGGCAACGGCCTTGGATCCGGGCTCCCAGTACGGCAGCTCGGCGTCCCAGCCCTCGGGCAGTTCACCGGCGATCAACCGGTCCAGCAGCGCCTTGCGCTGCGGCTCGCGGGCTGCCCACGCCTCGAACTGCGCCTGCCAGTCGGCGTGGGCGGCCTTGCCGCGCGCCACCAACCCGCGGGTGTGGGTGATCACGTCTTCGCGGACGTCGAACGCCTTGTCCGGGTCGAATCCGAGTGCGGTCTTGGTGGCGGCCACCTCGTCGCCGCCGAGCGCGGAACCGTGGATGGCTCCGGTGTTCATCTTGCCCGGGGACGGGTAGCCGATGATCGTGCGCAGCGAGATAAACGAGGGCTTGTCGGTGACGGCCTTCGCGTTGGCGATGGCCTCCTCGATGCCGGTCACGTTCTCGCCGCCCTCGACCTCCTGGACGTGCCAGCCGTAGGACCGGTAGCGGGCCGCGGTGTCCTCACAGAGGGCGATCGCGGTGTCGTCCTCGATGGAGATCTTGTTGTGGTCGTAGAACACGATCAAGTTGCCCAGCTGCTGAACGCCGGCCAGCGAGGAGGCCTCACTGGTGACGCCTTCCTGGATGTCGCCGTCGGAGGCGATCACGTAGACGAAGTGGTCGAACGGGCTCTCGCCGGGCGCCGTGTCCGGGTCGAACAGGCCGCGCTCATACCGTGCGGCCATCGCCATGCCGACCGCCGAGGCCAGGCCCTGTCCGAGCGGGCCGGTGGTGATCTCCACACCCTTGGTGTGGCGGAACTCCGGATGACCCGGGGTCTTGGAGCCCCAGGTGCGCAGTGCTTCGATGTCGGCCAGTTCCAGCCCGAAACCGCCCAGGTAGAGCTGGATGTACAGGGTCAGGCTGGAGTGCCCGCAGGACAGCACGAACCGGTCGCGGCCCAGCCATGTGGAGTCGGACGGGTCGTGGCGCATCACCCGCTGGAACAGCGTGTAGGCCAGCGGAGCGAGGCTCATCGCGGTGCCCGGGTGGCCGTTACCGACCTTCTGCACCGCGTCTGCGGCCAGCACCCGGGCGGTGTCGACAGCGACGGAGTCGATCTCGGCCCAGTCAGCGGGGTGGTGCGGGCGGGTAAGAGCGGAGATCTCTGCGGCAGTGGTCACGAACGTCGGGTCCTCATCTTCGAGATAGGTCTTCAAAACAAGCCGGGTTGATTCTCACCCTAATGCGGGCACGCGCAGTGTTGCAGGTCGGCGTCGCCGTGTGGATTCGCCGTGAATTGACCCTGCGATTCGGACGACCTGGCCAGGCGGTCTACCATCGTCCGTAGTAGAAGCTGGCGTCCGTCCGAAGTCGAAGCTGGCGTCGCAGCTGCCATCCTAGGAGTCATCACGTGAGTATTCGCGAGCGCGCTCAGCCGCGCCGAATACGCGCTGTGCGCAGCACGTTGTTGGCGTACCTGTCGCTGACCAAGCCCCGAATCATCGAGCTGCTGCTGGTCACGACCATTCCGGCGATGCTGCTGGCGGACCGTGGCACGGTGAATCCGCTGCTGATCTTCAACACGCTGATCGGCGGGATGCTGGCCGCCGCCAGCGCCAACGCGCTGAACTGCGTGGTCGACGCCGACATCGACAAGGTGATGAAGCGCACTGCGCGCCGTCCGCTGGCCCGCGAGGCAGTGCCGACCCGCAACGCCCTGGTGTTCAGCCTGGCGCTCGGTGTCGGCTCGTTCATCTGGCTTTGGCGTACCACCAACTTGATCTCGGGCCTGCTGGCCACGGCCACCATCGCGTTCTACGTGCTGGTCTACACGATGATGCTCAAGCGGCGTACCTCCCAGAACGTGGTGTGGGGCGGGGCTGCCGGCTGCATGCCGGTCGTGATCGGCTGGTCGGCGGTTACCGGCACCATCGGCTGGCCCGCGTTGGTGATGTTCTTGGTGATCTTCTTCTGGACGCCGCCGCACACCTGGGCACTGGCGATGCGCTACAAGGAGGACTACGCGGCGGCGGGGGTGCCCATGCTGCCGGTGGTCGCCAGCGAGCACGTGGTCACCCACCGGATCGTGGTCTACACCTGGGCGACGGTGCTCGCGACGTTGGCGCTGGTGCCGGCAGCCGGGTGGCTGTACGCGGCAGTCGCGGTGCTGGCCGGCGCCTGGTTCCTGGCCATGGCCCACCAGCTGTACGCGGGAGTCCGTCGCGGCGAGCCGATCAAACCGCTGCGACTGTTCCTGCAGTCCAACAACTACCTGGCGCTGGTCTTCTGCGCGCTGGCGGTGGACTCGGCCCTCGGCCTGCCCACCTTGTTCTAAGACCCCTGGCTCCATTCGAAACGGGTTTCGGTGCCCGCGTCGAACGCGGCGTTGATCCGCCTCCGCATCCGCTCCGGCAGGCCGGGCAGCGCGGTGCGCGGGTACCAGCGCGCGTCGGTGCTCTCGTCGTCAGCGGGGTAGGGCTCGCCCGCCACCCAGCGCATCACGAAGACGTGGTCGAGGTACTGCGCCTGGTCACCGTTGACGTGGATGACGGGCGGCGTGACGTGCACCCAGGCCAGCCGCTCGGGCGCCGCGGTGACACCAGTCTCCTCGGCGACCTCGCGTACGGCGGCGTCAGCCGGCTCTTCGCCGGGGTCGACGATCCCGGTGACCGGCGCCCAGATGCCGTTGTCGGCGCGTTCGACGAGTAACACCTCGTCGCCGCGGATGACCACCGCCGTCACGCCGATCAGCCACAGCGGGGCATGGCCGATATGGGTGCGGAGGTCGACGATGAACTGAGGAGTCGGCATGTGAACAATCGTGCCAGTCGGTCCATGTGCATCACAGCATTGGCGCAGGCAATCCAGGGCCGACGCATCTTGTGCTGACGAGCACGGCCGGTATTCAATTTTCCGATAATGAAAATCATATTCATTAAGTCGGATGTTCGGCCGTGATGGCTACCGCGGCAGTGTGGATGGCCTCTCCGCCGGAGGTTTACTCGACTCTGTTGAGTGCGGGTGAGGGGCCAGGCCCACTGCTGGCGTCTGCATCCGCGTGGTCGAAGCTGAGCGCCGAGTACACCGACGCAGCAGAGGAACTCGTTGTG is a window from the Mycobacterium sp. SVM_VP21 genome containing:
- a CDS encoding ATPase — its product is MSAMADRNSGTGTERKRLKTLAQAALNADVTVGQLEDVLGGLGNTMNELNSSLAGLNATVERLGAGLDHLDETMGSLDDLARRLVTLIEPVEAIVSRIDYLVEVGETAMSPLAATENAVRGVFNAMRNRVVR
- the pgl gene encoding 6-phosphogluconolactonase — translated: MIVATYPDAAALVAAAGDRLADAVESAIAARGRALVVLTGGGNGIALLHRLGEHAARIDWARVQLFFGDDRFVPAADPDRNDKQAREALLGRIEIPAANVHAMPASDGEYGDDLDAAALAYQEVLAANAEPGQPAPDFDVHLLGMGPEGHVNSLFPDTAAVKESTRLVVGVPDSPKPPPRRITLTLPAIRRSREVWLVVAGESKAEAVAAAVGGADPVAVPAAGATGREQTVWLLDEAAASRLPATS
- the opcA gene encoding glucose-6-phosphate dehydrogenase assembly protein OpcA, coding for MIIELPNTTTTAINKKLNAIREQVGAATTGRVLTLIVALETDALLDESIAAAHIASQEHPSRVIVVVSGDSDADESRLDAEVRMFGDAGASEVVVLRLYGPLASHADAVVTPFLLPDIPVVAWWPDVAPAAPATDPLGALALRRITDATNAPDPRAAINSRRDGYTAGDTDLAWSRITYWRALLASALDQPPFEPIRSAVVSGLATEPALDILAGWLASRIDGPVRRAVGELKIELTRDSETVALSRPQDGVTATLSRTGRPAALVPLPRRVTAECLAEDLRRLDADVIYGAALTGLEEVEYL
- the zwf gene encoding glucose-6-phosphate dehydrogenase codes for the protein MAGAGAARNTPSGWQNPLRDKRDKRLPRIAGPCGVVIFGVTGDLARRKLMPAIYDLANRGLLPATFALVGFARRDWADEDFADVVYQAVKEHARTPFRQVVWDRLASGFRFVTGTFDDDEAFARLAQTLEELDAERGTGGNHAFYLSIPPGAFPLVCEKLHSTGLARPRDGRWSRVVIEKPFGHDLNSAVELNSVVNSVFPEESVFRIDHYLGKETVQNILALRFANQLFDPIWNAHYVDHVQITMAEDIGLGGRAGYYDGIGAARDVIQNHLLQLLALTAMEEPVNFSPAELQAEKIKVLSATRLAQPLDETTSRGQYAAGWQGGEHVVGLLDEEGFAHDSRTETFAAITLEVDTRRWAGVPFYLRTGKRLGRRVTEIALVFKRAPHLPFDDTMTDELGKNALVIRVQPDEGITLRFGSKVPGHLMEVRDVNMDFSYGSAFSEDSPEAYERLILDVLLGEPSLFPVNAEVELSWEILDPVLENWAEHGKPEPYVAGSWGPQSAFEMLERSGREWRRP
- the tal gene encoding transaldolase — encoded protein: MTQNPKLAALSAAGVSVWLDDLSRDRLTSGNLADLVATRSVVGVTTNPTIFQKALEKGHAYDKQLAELAARGADVDAVIRTVTTDDVRNACDVLSAAWEATDGVDGRVSIEVDPRLAHETDKTVAQAVELWKIVDRPNLFIKIPATKAGLPAITAVLAEGISVNVTLIFSVERHREVMDAYLAGLEAAKAAGHDLAKIHSVASFFVSRVDTEIDARLEKIGSAEALALRGKAGLANARLAYAAYEEVFTGERFAALAADGARVQRPLWASTGVKNPDYPDTLYVTELVAAHTVNTMPEPTLDAVADHGDITGDTIAGTATASQQVFDQLAAVGIDLTDVFVVLENEGVEKFEASWGELLDATATQLEEAK
- the tkt gene encoding transketolase; the encoded protein is MTTAAEISALTRPHHPADWAEIDSVAVDTARVLAADAVQKVGNGHPGTAMSLAPLAYTLFQRVMRHDPSDSTWLGRDRFVLSCGHSSLTLYIQLYLGGFGLELADIEALRTWGSKTPGHPEFRHTKGVEITTGPLGQGLASAVGMAMAARYERGLFDPDTAPGESPFDHFVYVIASDGDIQEGVTSEASSLAGVQQLGNLIVFYDHNKISIEDDTAIALCEDTAARYRSYGWHVQEVEGGENVTGIEEAIANAKAVTDKPSFISLRTIIGYPSPGKMNTGAIHGSALGGDEVAATKTALGFDPDKAFDVREDVITHTRGLVARGKAAHADWQAQFEAWAAREPQRKALLDRLIAGELPEGWDAELPYWEPGSKAVATRAASGKVLNAVGAKLPELWGGSADLAGSNNTTMDGVKSFGPASISTGEYTADPYGRTLHFGIREHAMGSILSGIVLHGPTRAYGGTFLQFSDYMRPAVRLAALMDIDPIYVWTHDSIGLGEDGPTHQPIEHLAALRAIPRLSVVRPADANETAYAWRTVLARGASSGPVGLILTRQNVPIIEGTDAEGVARGGYVLGGLEAAGTEDPDVVLIATGSEVQLAVEAQKLLAAKDINARVVSMTCLEWFESQPADYRDAVLPPSVSARVAVEAGIAQCWHKIVGDTGEIVSIERYGESADYQTLFREFGLTAEAVVAAAERTLEN
- a CDS encoding heme o synthase — translated: MSIRERAQPRRIRAVRSTLLAYLSLTKPRIIELLLVTTIPAMLLADRGTVNPLLIFNTLIGGMLAAASANALNCVVDADIDKVMKRTARRPLAREAVPTRNALVFSLALGVGSFIWLWRTTNLISGLLATATIAFYVLVYTMMLKRRTSQNVVWGGAAGCMPVVIGWSAVTGTIGWPALVMFLVIFFWTPPHTWALAMRYKEDYAAAGVPMLPVVASEHVVTHRIVVYTWATVLATLALVPAAGWLYAAVAVLAGAWFLAMAHQLYAGVRRGEPIKPLRLFLQSNNYLALVFCALAVDSALGLPTLF
- a CDS encoding NUDIX domain-containing protein, with the translated sequence MPTPQFIVDLRTHIGHAPLWLIGVTAVVIRGDEVLLVERADNGIWAPVTGIVDPGEEPADAAVREVAEETGVTAAPERLAWVHVTPPVIHVNGDQAQYLDHVFVMRWVAGEPYPADDESTDARWYPRTALPGLPERMRRRINAAFDAGTETRFEWSQGS